From Anopheles darlingi chromosome 2, idAnoDarlMG_H_01, whole genome shotgun sequence, the proteins below share one genomic window:
- the LOC125952008 gene encoding mitochondrial import receptor subunit TOM40 homolog, which translates to MKFTEAAKTETEPGGRAGAGSCVPEPDRRYGGRFPWPFTWTTGVRQPPLNPGDMANLHERIGHLRPLWFEGCQLNVTHGLGVNRTVGASWTLSHVTPSGFRFGGQYQRRCNDHVLKTPLVAFDVNPSTLASNLQLLYRPFGSVCLEANLQLLPGGAGGAGGGCVVPLVEEVSLQHTGRSRTSTVRYSSTADAGYRVSVDHLVSLTDRLCVGMELLTECYRQVVQTGVAFASRYNRETWTLAATVSPEACDLSYWRKVSDTLQLGTSVVINQRRDRAVGSICYRFDHPDTVVRGSFDTDWTLGFTYGRKLTPAAFSACFSLLFCPPKNTFQCGFRIDLDSNLL; encoded by the exons atgaAGTTTACCGAAGCAGCGAAGACGGAGACGGAACCGGGAGGaagagctggagctggatcgTGCGTACCGGAGCCGGACCGTCGGTATGGTGGTCGGTTCCCGTGGCCCTTCACCTGGACCACCGGTGTCCGGCAGCCCCCGTTAAACCCGGGCGATATGGCGAATCTACACGAGCGGATCGGCCACCTGCGACCGCTTTGGTTCGAGGGTTGCCAGCTGAACGTGACGCACGGTCTGGGCGTGAACCGGACGGTCGGTGCCAGCTGGACGTTGAGCCACGTGACGCCGAGtggctttcggttcggtggccagTACCAGCGGCGCTGCAACGATCACGTTCTG AAAACCCCACTTGTGGCATTCGATGTGAATCCCAGTACGCTGGCCTCGAATCTGCAGCTTCTGTACcggccgttcggttcggtgtgtctCGAAGCGAACCTGCAGCTGCtacccggtggtgctggtggtgctggtggtggttgtgtggtgcCGTTGGTCGAGGAGGTTTCGCTGCAGCATACGGGCCGGAGCCGCACGTCGACCGTACGATACAGTAGCACGGCCGACGCTGGCTACCGGGTCAGCGTGGATCATCTGGTCAGTCTGACCGATCGGCTTTGCGTCGGCATGGAGCTGCTGACCGAATGCTACCGGCAGGTGGTCCAAACCGGTGTCGCCTTCGCCAGCAG atacaatCGCGAAACGTGGACACTGGCGGCGACGGTTTCACCGGAAGCATGCGATCTGAGCTACTGGCGGAAGGTGTCGGACACGCTGCAGCTCGGCACGTCCGTCGTGATCAACCAGCGGCGGGACCGTGCGGTCGGTAGCATCTGCTATCGGTTCGACCACCCGGATACCGTGGTTCGCGGTTCGTTCGATACCGACTGGACACTTGGCTTCACTTACGGCCG GAAGCTGACGCCGGCCGCCTTTAGCGCTTGTTTCAGTTTGCTGTTTTGCCCCCCGAAAAACACGTTCCAGTGCGGATTTCGGATTGATCTGGACTCGAATTTGCTCTGA